In the Aerosakkonema funiforme FACHB-1375 genome, AGATTGCCACAGAAATGGGTATTCAATGTCCCGCAAGAGATGAAAAAGTCGAACCCGCTGAAGCGTTCATAGACAAAAAAGCTTTCGATCCTAGCGATCCGGTGGGTTATCTTAACAGTTTTGAAATCCGAGCAAATGCACCAACTCGCTTTTTCATGTCTTAATTTTTTTGTCATTTGTCATCATTCATATCGTGCCCGGTTGCATCATTTGCTAAAAAAATCGCACTCTTATCTGTGTTCATCTGTGTTCATCTGTATTCATCTGTGGTAAAAATTTCACCCTTGATGCCAACAGATAATTTCCTGGATCGCTCATGTACAACCAATGCTACCGGATACGATCTCATTAGTTATTTGGTGGTTCAAGTAGCAAATGAACCATAAGGAACGAGCAACCTATCGAATAAGTCAAAACCATTTGAGGACTTTACCATGATTAAACCGACTTCCGTTTCTACCAATGCCTCCGAGCGTTCGTTACCCCGCCAGGGATTTCTGGAAATAGAGAATTTATTCAAGTCGTACCGGACTGCTGATGGGGGTGAATTTGTAGTTTTAAATGGCATCGATCTCACCATCGGTGAAGATGAATATATCTCCGTAATCGGTCACTCTGGATGTGGCAAATCAACACTGCTCAAAATTGTGGCAGGTTTGGAAAAACCGACTTCTGGAACGGTGTGGTTAGATGGCAGAGAAGTTCGCAAACCGGGAAGCGATCGCATGATGGTATTTCAACATTATGGGCTGCTACCCTGGCTAACAGTGCGCGAAAACATCCGTTTGGCTGTTGATGAAGTCCTCAAAAATGCTACCCGCGCCGAAAAAATTAGTATCGTGAACGAACACTTAGCGATGGTGAATTTAAATGCCGCAGCAGATAAATATCCGGATGAAATTTCTGGTGGGATGAAACAAAGAGTTGGCATTGCGAGAGCCTTGGCGATTCGACCTAAAATGTTACTGATGGACGAACCTTTCGGGGCGCTGGATGCGCTGACTCGCGGTAAATTGCAGCGACAAGTTCTCAATATTTGGGAAAGCCATAAGCAAGCAGTAATGATGATTACCCACGATGTCGATGAGGCGATTTATATGTCCGATCGCATAGTCTTGATGACGAACGGCCCTGCTGCTACAATAGGAGAGATTTTAGAGGTGCCTTTTCCCCATCCCCGCAACCGTCAGGAAATCCGACAGAGTAAAGAATATTTTGAACTCCGCAATCACGCCTTGAATTTCCTCGATCGGTATTTTACCCAAGACGAGTAGATTACACCATTATTTCCTTTAAAAGGGAGAAGCTTGTGAACATCAAATCAATGTTAATGCGACTGCAAAGCTCATTAGGTCGAGATGATTTATGCGATCGAATTGTATTGTTGCCACAACCAAAAAAAACAGTTATTGCGGCAGATGAATCATCAAATTCGCTCACTTTAGTTGTAGGGTATAATGGCTCTCCCAAAAGCCACGCGGCTTTAGATATTAGCCTTTTAATTGCTCATCAAACACGTTTGGCTACGAGTAAGCAAGTCACAGTTCAAGTTGTCTACGTTCTAGAACAAAATCAAAGTAACCAGCGCCAGGATATTTTCAGGAAATCTTCAATTGATGCGATGTCAATAGAGTTTTTATCAGCCTCTGGCTCGAAATCGGGCACGCCTGTATTAACTCGAACTAAACTCAAAACATCGATAGATTCTTGCTCGCTCAAAGAAACTTTTTCTGAATACTATTCTTTTGAACAAGCGGAAAGTATTTTATGGCAGGCACGCTGTCTCGTTGAGGAATGGCGGGATGCTTTCGCAGCCCATCTTCGATTCGGTTCTGTAGCTACAGAACTGAGAAAAGTTGTAGAATCGAAATCCGCAGATATACTTTTCCTTGGCTGCAAATCTTCCGACGAACCTATCGTGCAAAAACTAGGTTGTAATTTCCCCTGCGCCGTGTTAGGAATTCCCGACACTGTTGATTGAGTACTCATTAGACATCTCCAAAAATTCTTGTGGGGTAGGCATCCTGCCTGCCTTTAAGATTCTTTTCTGGAGATGTCTATTAAAGATCGAACATTGGCCAGAAAAGTTTGTAATGTTTGTGCTTGCCAACATTACAATCAGCCCCAAATATTATTTTTTTATTACGCCACCTTTACGCGGGTGGCTTTTTTTTGTACGATGCGATCGAGTATCTAACTCAGTAGAGGGGTAGTTCGTGGAAAACTGGCAAGCTATTATTGCTACTTTAACCTTTGTCGGTGTAATTTTCTTAATCATGACTGAGTGGATACACCTAACGATCGCTGCCTTTTTAGGGGCATTGATATTAGTTTTCGCTCACGTCATGACTTTAACAGAAGCTATAGGATACATCGGTCAAAGTCATGCAACACTGAGCTTATTCTTCGGAGTAATGGTACTCGTGCGATCGTTTGAGCCAACCAAAATTTTTGATTACTTAGGAACTCAAATAGTTTTGTTGGCTAAAGGAAAAGGCAATCGCCTACTTTTAGGTATTGTGGCTATTACCACTCCCATTTGTGCCTTTTTACCAAATGCCACCACCGTAATGTTGCTAGCACCTTTAATTCCACCTATAGCAGAAGAAGTAGGTGTGGATTTTGTGCCCTTGCTGATCTTAATGGTTTTTATTGCTAATAGCGCTGGCTTGCTAACAATTGTTGGCGACCCCGCCACTTTCATTGTGGGAGATGCAGTCAATATTAGCTTTACAGATTACCTAGTTCGCTTGAGTTTGGGAGGTGCGATCGCTATTTTCACGGTGATAGCTATTCTCCCATTTTTATTCCGCCCAATATGGCAGAAAAATTTAGACGACCTAGAACATTTGCCACACCCAAAGATTAATCATCCCCGCGTTTTAGCAGTTGGCGCATTAATAGTGGCTTTCGTATTAATTTTCTTCGTCATCGGAGAAATGCTGCCGACCCCAATTTCTCCAGCGACAGTTGCTTTGTTGGGAGCAGTTTTAGCATTGCTACTTTCACACCATAGCAAAATAGATTCTGTCAATAATATATTGAGGGATGTTGACTGGAGTACATTGATATTTTTTATGTCTATCTTTGTGCTTATTGGGGGGTTGGAAAAAACTGGTGTAGTTGGCAGTTTATCAGGATTATTGGCAATAGTTTTAGGCAAAAATATTGCGTTTGGCTCAATAGCTATCCTCTTTTTTGTCGGAATTATATCGAGCGTCGTTCCCAATATTCCGCTTGTGGTGGCGATGGTGCCATTACTCAAACAATACGTAGTTAATGTAGGCTTAGTAAGCTCAGAAGTACTATCCCCAAACTTTCAAGGACAGTTCCCACCAGAAGTGCTACCGTTATTTTATGCCATGATGTTCGGTGCAACTTTAGGAGGAAACGGTACGATGGTAGGTGCTTCTTCCAACATCGTAGCGGCAGGAATTTCCGAACTGCACGGACGCCGAATTTCGTTTAAAACTTTTCTGAAATACGGCTTACCTGTGATGACGCTGCAACTGATAATGGCAGCATTGTATGTGATTGTTCGCTTTTTAATCTAGGGAAAGTTAGAAGCGGCGATTTTCATCAGCAGGAATACTTACTCTCCATCTCGATCTCAAGCGGCGGCTGAGAGGTCGTCGACAATTTTCACCCGTCCTTTGAGTACGGCTCTCAGCAGTCTGTTGAGAGAGCATCTGTCTTCTTCATCCAAGCTTTCATCGAGGATAGCTGCTAGGAGTCCGTAGCGATCGGCTACCGTAAGAACACCAGTATCGGTAACAGAGGCGAGAATTTCAGAAATTGCACCGGGAAGAAGATTTACTGGGTACATCATGGCAGTGGGTTGAACCCTACATATCTAATGTGCCGTGTTTTCGCCAAGGCAAGTGCGATCGCTTCGATAACTAACCTGTGAGAATTACTGGATTTTTGAGTGATGCAGCCTATCACATCTCAGTGATCTCAATTACAAAGCCGATGCCAAATGCCC is a window encoding:
- a CDS encoding ABC transporter ATP-binding protein is translated as MIKPTSVSTNASERSLPRQGFLEIENLFKSYRTADGGEFVVLNGIDLTIGEDEYISVIGHSGCGKSTLLKIVAGLEKPTSGTVWLDGREVRKPGSDRMMVFQHYGLLPWLTVRENIRLAVDEVLKNATRAEKISIVNEHLAMVNLNAAADKYPDEISGGMKQRVGIARALAIRPKMLLMDEPFGALDALTRGKLQRQVLNIWESHKQAVMMITHDVDEAIYMSDRIVLMTNGPAATIGEILEVPFPHPRNRQEIRQSKEYFELRNHALNFLDRYFTQDE
- a CDS encoding universal stress protein is translated as MNIKSMLMRLQSSLGRDDLCDRIVLLPQPKKTVIAADESSNSLTLVVGYNGSPKSHAALDISLLIAHQTRLATSKQVTVQVVYVLEQNQSNQRQDIFRKSSIDAMSIEFLSASGSKSGTPVLTRTKLKTSIDSCSLKETFSEYYSFEQAESILWQARCLVEEWRDAFAAHLRFGSVATELRKVVESKSADILFLGCKSSDEPIVQKLGCNFPCAVLGIPDTVD
- a CDS encoding ArsB/NhaD family transporter, which produces MENWQAIIATLTFVGVIFLIMTEWIHLTIAAFLGALILVFAHVMTLTEAIGYIGQSHATLSLFFGVMVLVRSFEPTKIFDYLGTQIVLLAKGKGNRLLLGIVAITTPICAFLPNATTVMLLAPLIPPIAEEVGVDFVPLLILMVFIANSAGLLTIVGDPATFIVGDAVNISFTDYLVRLSLGGAIAIFTVIAILPFLFRPIWQKNLDDLEHLPHPKINHPRVLAVGALIVAFVLIFFVIGEMLPTPISPATVALLGAVLALLLSHHSKIDSVNNILRDVDWSTLIFFMSIFVLIGGLEKTGVVGSLSGLLAIVLGKNIAFGSIAILFFVGIISSVVPNIPLVVAMVPLLKQYVVNVGLVSSEVLSPNFQGQFPPEVLPLFYAMMFGATLGGNGTMVGASSNIVAAGISELHGRRISFKTFLKYGLPVMTLQLIMAALYVIVRFLI